The Vibrio tubiashii ATCC 19109 genome has a segment encoding these proteins:
- the nadA gene encoding quinolinate synthase NadA — protein sequence MSHILDTIETVYPFPPKPIPLTEEEKQAHIANIKVLLKEKDAVLIAHYYTDPEIQALAEETGGFVGDSLEMAKFGNRHPASTLIIGGVRFMGESAKILTPEKRILMPTLEAECSLDLGCPADKFSEFCDAHPDHKVVVYANTSAAVKARADWVVTSSIALEIVEHLDSEDTPIIWGPDRHLGSYIANQTGADMLLWQGECVVHDEFSADALRKMKGLYPDAAILVHPESPASVVELADAVGSTSQLIKAAKELPQQKMIVATDKGIFFKMQQLVPEKELIEAPTAGAGATCRSCAHCPWMAMNGLKAIEAALRDGGEEHEIFVDEELRVKSLIPLNRMLDFAEQLNMQVKGNA from the coding sequence ATGAGCCACATATTAGATACAATTGAGACAGTTTACCCATTCCCACCAAAACCAATTCCGCTAACAGAAGAAGAAAAACAAGCACACATTGCCAACATCAAAGTGTTGCTTAAAGAAAAAGACGCGGTATTGATTGCTCACTATTACACAGATCCTGAGATCCAAGCTTTGGCAGAAGAGACTGGCGGTTTTGTCGGTGATTCACTTGAAATGGCAAAGTTTGGTAACCGCCACCCAGCAAGCACACTGATCATCGGTGGTGTGCGCTTTATGGGTGAGTCAGCTAAGATCCTGACACCTGAAAAGCGTATTCTTATGCCAACGCTAGAGGCGGAGTGTTCTCTAGATCTTGGTTGTCCTGCTGATAAGTTTTCTGAGTTTTGTGATGCTCACCCTGATCACAAAGTTGTTGTGTACGCAAACACCTCTGCTGCAGTAAAAGCACGCGCTGACTGGGTTGTAACATCGAGCATCGCATTAGAAATCGTTGAACACCTAGACTCTGAAGATACGCCAATTATTTGGGGCCCTGATCGCCACCTAGGTTCGTACATTGCTAACCAAACTGGCGCAGACATGTTGCTTTGGCAAGGTGAATGTGTGGTTCACGATGAGTTTTCAGCTGATGCCCTGCGTAAGATGAAAGGTTTATATCCAGACGCAGCCATTCTTGTTCACCCAGAGTCACCTGCTAGCGTTGTTGAATTAGCAGATGCTGTCGGCTCTACAAGTCAGCTAATTAAAGCGGCAAAAGAGCTGCCACAGCAGAAAATGATTGTTGCGACTGATAAAGGCATCTTCTTTAAAATGCAGCAGCTAGTTCCAGAGAAAGAGCTGATTGAAGCGCCAACTGCGGGTGCAGGTGCAACTTGTCGTAGCTGTGCACACTGCCCTTGGATGGCAATGAACGGCCTAAAAGCGATTGAAGCTGCGCTACGTGATGGTGGTGAAGAGCACGAAATCTTTGTTGATGAAGAGCTACGTGTTAAATCGCTTATCCCGTTGAACCGCATGCTAGATTTTGCCGAGCAACTAAACATGCAGGTAAAAGGCAACGCTTAA
- a CDS encoding UPF0149 family protein — MTLQELLSLPELEGKLINEAKTHGFVTAMAAAPHTLTPHEWLPFLWGGEEVAPFADGEQLEIYIEHIIAIWNESRPALLENRWQWPEGCALDEEEIVTEATRDFCEGVLQGWQLARDDWETIMPEDSEDNALLGGVLLSVSMLYDPETSIATLAEQGIEGLEQFEEIFNAMPTMLCGLTMRGSMLADQE, encoded by the coding sequence TTGACCCTACAAGAACTTCTGTCCTTGCCTGAGCTTGAAGGTAAGTTGATTAACGAAGCCAAGACTCATGGTTTTGTTACCGCTATGGCTGCAGCGCCTCACACGTTGACTCCTCACGAATGGCTTCCATTCCTTTGGGGTGGTGAAGAAGTTGCCCCTTTTGCAGATGGCGAACAGTTAGAGATATACATTGAGCATATCATTGCCATTTGGAATGAGTCGCGTCCTGCCCTACTGGAAAATCGTTGGCAATGGCCTGAAGGTTGCGCTCTAGACGAAGAAGAAATCGTGACAGAAGCAACGCGCGACTTCTGTGAAGGAGTACTACAAGGTTGGCAACTTGCACGTGACGATTGGGAAACCATCATGCCAGAAGATAGCGAAGATAACGCCCTATTAGGCGGTGTGTTGCTATCTGTGAGCATGCTCTATGATCCTGAGACGTCAATCGCAACGCTTGCTGAACAAGGTATTGAGGGTCTTGAACAGTTTGAAGAGATCTTTAATGCAATGCCAACCATGCTATGTGGCTTGACGATGCGTGGTTCAATGCTGGCAGATCAAGAATAA
- a CDS encoding potassium channel protein, with protein sequence MSIWLTFRKWLNSNIFNLSNRNLALLLVIYIAASWILLRASSEHALTDDLSTFLYFLMVTASTVGYGDHSPETSMGKWVVILFVIPGGLSLFAALIGRLAAGMVEYWRAGILGKRRIGVENHIVLLGWNGQRTMHLIRMLQHEEEGKRPIVLCSRSDIENPLPGEIGFVKVNSYTDSQEMEKAAIERASCIVVDNLEDDITLSAALYSANINPNAHLLAYFKDEALSNLLSQHCPNAECIPAVGAEMLAKAAVDPGSSALHQELLASTRGMTQYSTTYPSEQKTIKVEDAFQFMKRDYQATLIALDVGQGIELNPELDREILPSAKIFYIADERIEDFNWQKIE encoded by the coding sequence ATGTCTATTTGGCTAACATTTAGAAAGTGGTTGAACTCAAATATATTTAATCTTAGTAATCGTAACTTAGCTTTGCTGTTGGTTATCTATATTGCCGCCTCTTGGATTCTACTGAGAGCGAGTAGTGAGCACGCGCTTACCGATGACCTCTCAACTTTTCTCTATTTCTTGATGGTGACGGCTTCAACCGTCGGCTACGGTGATCACTCGCCCGAAACTTCAATGGGAAAGTGGGTCGTTATCTTGTTTGTCATCCCTGGGGGCTTGTCACTTTTTGCGGCTTTGATTGGTCGACTGGCAGCGGGGATGGTCGAGTATTGGCGCGCAGGTATTTTAGGAAAGCGGAGAATTGGTGTGGAAAATCATATCGTACTTTTAGGTTGGAATGGGCAACGTACCATGCATTTGATTCGCATGTTACAGCATGAAGAAGAGGGAAAACGTCCAATTGTACTTTGCAGTCGTTCAGATATTGAAAACCCGCTTCCTGGCGAAATTGGATTTGTAAAAGTAAACAGCTATACCGACTCGCAAGAGATGGAGAAAGCCGCAATTGAAAGAGCGAGTTGTATTGTCGTCGATAACCTCGAAGACGACATTACTTTGTCAGCTGCGCTATACAGTGCCAACATCAACCCAAATGCTCACCTGCTTGCTTACTTTAAAGATGAGGCTCTCAGTAACCTTCTAAGCCAGCATTGCCCAAATGCTGAGTGTATTCCAGCAGTAGGGGCAGAGATGCTCGCTAAAGCCGCGGTAGACCCGGGTTCAAGCGCTCTGCACCAAGAGTTATTGGCTTCAACTCGGGGCATGACTCAATATTCGACGACTTATCCGAGTGAGCAGAAAACAATAAAAGTGGAAGATGCTTTTCAGTTTATGAAGCGAGACTATCAAGCAACGCTGATCGCATTGGATGTAGGGCAAGGGATTGAACTCAACCCAGAACTCGATAGGGAGATTTTACCTAGCGCTAAGATATTCTATATTGCGGATGAGCGTATTGAAGATTTTAATTGGCAAAAAATTGAGTGA
- a CDS encoding HNH endonuclease, translated as MATKGGKIATRYQQQSTSYERNIWVAELAKRLAKGQCQLCLQPAPFKNAKGEPYLETHHIVWLAKGGDDTVENTVALCPNCHKKMHIVDDAKDVEVLKSRSNKLLEELNQ; from the coding sequence TTGGCGACAAAAGGTGGAAAAATCGCTACACGGTACCAACAACAATCCACCAGCTATGAGCGAAATATTTGGGTAGCAGAACTGGCTAAACGCCTTGCTAAAGGTCAGTGCCAACTTTGTCTACAACCGGCGCCATTTAAAAATGCGAAAGGCGAGCCATATCTCGAGACACACCATATTGTTTGGCTCGCCAAAGGTGGAGACGATACGGTTGAAAATACAGTCGCATTATGCCCCAATTGCCACAAGAAAATGCATATCGTAGATGACGCAAAGGATGTTGAGGTTTTAAAATCTCGTAGCAATAAATTGTTAGAAGAGCTAAATCAATGA
- a CDS encoding helix-turn-helix transcriptional regulator, producing the protein MSKWPIRWDLLFRYRMIEVIAQWEGRLTTNHLIKSFGIGRQQASKDINTYLADVAPGNLVYDKQLKGYKPSDSFIPQLTSGHADEYLHILARSEDITVTFDELDMGFENVAMVRPVTRSISPQVLRPLVQAIREKKRVDICYTPLKDGEEVERIISPHTLVCTPIRWHVRAYCEHAGDYRDFVLSRIQGIPELNDSASFKKQSDTLWNKSVNVELVADQRFSDKQKAVIEKDYAMREGVLTIPTNASLVRYVLDAYNIDIHTQKSNPRGQQIVLRNADELMKYL; encoded by the coding sequence ATGAGTAAATGGCCAATAAGGTGGGATCTACTATTCCGGTATAGAATGATTGAAGTCATTGCTCAGTGGGAAGGAAGATTAACTACCAACCATTTGATTAAGAGCTTTGGTATTGGTAGGCAACAAGCGTCCAAAGACATCAACACTTACCTCGCCGATGTAGCACCTGGCAACCTCGTTTATGACAAGCAGTTAAAAGGCTACAAGCCCAGTGATAGCTTTATCCCACAATTGACGAGCGGTCATGCTGATGAATATCTACACATTCTTGCAAGGAGTGAAGATATTACGGTCACATTTGATGAGCTTGATATGGGTTTTGAGAATGTCGCTATGGTTCGCCCTGTTACGCGTAGTATCTCGCCGCAAGTATTGCGTCCACTCGTTCAAGCAATCCGAGAGAAAAAACGTGTCGATATTTGCTACACACCTTTAAAGGATGGCGAAGAAGTCGAGAGAATAATTTCTCCTCACACTCTAGTGTGCACGCCTATACGTTGGCATGTACGGGCTTATTGTGAACATGCCGGAGACTATCGAGATTTCGTATTGAGCCGCATTCAAGGGATACCTGAACTAAATGATAGCGCCAGCTTCAAGAAGCAAAGTGACACTTTGTGGAATAAGAGTGTTAATGTTGAATTGGTAGCAGACCAGAGATTTAGTGACAAGCAGAAAGCCGTTATCGAGAAAGACTATGCAATGAGGGAAGGCGTTTTAACAATCCCAACCAATGCTTCATTAGTTAGATATGTACTTGACGCCTACAACATTGATATTCATACACAAAAATCTAATCCACGCGGACAGCAGATCGTGCTCAGAAACGCAGATGAACTCATGAAGTATTTGTAA
- a CDS encoding (deoxy)nucleoside triphosphate pyrophosphohydrolase, with amino-acid sequence MSKKHIEVVAAVLKNEGEFLAVQRAPSKLDYVSEKWEFPGGKVEAGETLVAAITRELDEELRIAVTEPQFLLTIEHSYPDFDITMHCFVIEVITRELELTEHIDSRWLSKDQLWGVDWAAADIPAVEKLKSTF; translated from the coding sequence ATGAGTAAGAAACACATTGAAGTCGTTGCGGCTGTACTGAAAAATGAAGGTGAATTCCTAGCCGTACAAAGAGCGCCATCAAAGCTAGATTATGTTAGCGAAAAATGGGAGTTTCCAGGCGGTAAAGTAGAAGCAGGAGAAACGCTTGTTGCAGCTATTACCAGGGAGCTAGATGAAGAGTTAAGAATTGCCGTTACTGAACCACAGTTTTTGTTGACGATTGAGCATAGCTACCCTGATTTTGATATCACCATGCATTGCTTTGTTATTGAGGTAATAACGCGCGAACTTGAGCTCACGGAGCATATTGACTCTCGCTGGTTATCGAAAGACCAACTTTGGGGTGTTGATTGGGCTGCGGCCGATATACCGGCTGTTGAAAAACTCAAGTCTACGTTCTGA
- a CDS encoding competence protein CoiA family protein produces MNYINSENKNGLWELEIKGIEDPILASEYLGLYGSIPDEARTASIKKKIVVHNAEGEDFIQCGYCGLPVRYRARSATSRAAFYHKHIPELDEVDCPFHSDYKGDFVFTEAEMHETQWHFRTKHFIAGTLRESDQIKRDSIQVEKFVFAEKGTSKKWRKPDIYFEDTNGNRFAIELIQGWLDPEIIHAREQFFLGEEINLIWLFSEGRSDSIFYYIMYGTALEAHPESFAEFESKVKDIQCNAFVFSQEALDKSQESGEFYFEAHFPEFDFKSTELFLEMSYGCQMVVLSDLILSPERLPYAINTKAALHGKQQELSAAIQEKAQRESRQSVKRIYQVLDQIASCGEKGELSSLSLTHLSDEINECFDYVLLEYDERSSLLGLTRQTIALERARLEERQRKAQRIEHAKELRGLRHQLIYVRQALKQSITIQELTSLRYRLADVASNYWNVISSDLSSSVWERYLNLLLTNIGDQTELLTKDLPKPMALWRITNDLLSYSLEKRMQLFESRSPLAIEMSQQQSAYLTYKSPAETQMFEEKLNEIKNRTKTQFLNTNWKDLMGTWNPDSTYRDSIERAGLLLRVEDPSELEANEQDWVEEALNMFVERLVVLINEHYNKAFIKAYGRVDADALGKLLNFWDWLHDGFYIYNQPEAVNRAHQLKQYLLHNDTSAIEWK; encoded by the coding sequence ATGAATTACATTAACAGCGAAAACAAAAATGGCTTGTGGGAACTTGAAATTAAAGGTATCGAAGACCCAATATTAGCCAGTGAGTATCTAGGGCTTTATGGTTCGATACCTGATGAAGCTCGTACAGCATCAATAAAGAAGAAAATTGTAGTTCATAACGCGGAAGGTGAAGACTTTATTCAATGTGGTTATTGTGGTCTCCCTGTAAGGTATCGAGCACGAAGCGCCACTAGCAGGGCTGCTTTCTATCATAAGCATATTCCTGAATTAGACGAGGTCGATTGTCCATTCCACAGTGACTACAAGGGTGACTTTGTATTCACTGAAGCCGAAATGCATGAAACTCAATGGCACTTTCGCACAAAGCACTTTATTGCCGGTACATTGAGGGAATCAGATCAGATAAAGCGTGATTCTATCCAAGTAGAAAAGTTTGTCTTTGCAGAAAAAGGCACTTCCAAAAAATGGCGCAAGCCGGATATTTACTTTGAAGACACCAATGGTAATCGATTCGCGATAGAGTTGATTCAAGGTTGGTTGGACCCAGAAATAATTCATGCTCGCGAGCAGTTCTTCTTAGGGGAAGAGATCAACCTGATTTGGTTGTTTAGTGAAGGTCGAAGCGATTCTATTTTCTATTACATCATGTACGGTACCGCCTTAGAGGCTCATCCTGAAAGTTTTGCGGAGTTTGAGAGCAAAGTGAAAGACATCCAATGTAATGCCTTTGTTTTCTCTCAAGAAGCGTTAGATAAAAGCCAAGAGAGTGGAGAGTTCTACTTCGAGGCACATTTCCCCGAGTTTGATTTTAAATCAACAGAGCTTTTCTTAGAGATGAGCTATGGGTGTCAAATGGTGGTTTTGAGTGACTTAATATTGTCTCCAGAAAGGCTACCATACGCAATCAATACAAAAGCTGCTTTGCATGGAAAGCAACAAGAACTGTCAGCTGCTATACAGGAAAAGGCTCAACGAGAGTCTCGGCAGTCAGTAAAACGAATCTATCAAGTGCTTGATCAGATTGCTTCTTGTGGAGAGAAGGGTGAGCTTTCATCGTTATCACTGACGCATTTATCAGATGAGATAAATGAGTGCTTTGATTATGTATTACTGGAGTATGATGAACGGAGCTCCCTACTTGGATTAACTCGTCAAACAATCGCCCTAGAAAGAGCTAGGCTTGAAGAGCGACAAAGGAAAGCTCAGCGCATAGAGCATGCCAAGGAGCTTAGAGGGTTACGGCATCAATTGATTTATGTCCGACAAGCGCTAAAACAAAGTATTACAATTCAAGAACTAACATCGCTCAGGTACCGCCTGGCAGATGTTGCGAGTAATTACTGGAATGTTATATCTAGTGATCTATCTTCTAGCGTTTGGGAGCGTTATTTGAATCTTCTTTTAACAAACATTGGTGACCAAACAGAATTGCTTACCAAAGATTTACCTAAGCCTATGGCTCTCTGGAGAATCACTAATGATCTTCTCAGCTACTCACTTGAGAAACGTATGCAACTTTTTGAATCTCGTAGTCCATTGGCAATCGAGATGTCGCAACAGCAATCAGCGTACTTAACCTATAAGTCGCCTGCAGAAACCCAAATGTTTGAAGAGAAACTGAATGAGATTAAGAACAGGACCAAAACACAATTTCTGAATACCAATTGGAAAGATTTGATGGGGACCTGGAACCCTGATTCTACTTATCGAGATTCAATCGAAAGGGCGGGATTATTGCTGCGCGTTGAAGACCCTTCAGAGCTAGAAGCTAACGAACAAGATTGGGTTGAAGAAGCCCTAAATATGTTCGTTGAACGATTAGTTGTCTTGATTAATGAGCACTATAACAAAGCATTCATAAAAGCTTATGGCCGAGTAGATGCAGATGCGTTGGGAAAACTATTGAACTTTTGGGACTGGTTGCATGATGGATTTTATATTTACAATCAACCTGAAGCAGTAAATAGAGCTCATCAACTAAAACAATACTTACTGCACAACGACACTTCAGCAATAGAGTGGAAATAG
- a CDS encoding L-alanine exporter AlaE — protein MKSRGPFCIRNAAADTFAMVVFCFISGMFIEIFVSGMTFEQSLASRTLSIPVNIAIAWPYGLFRDYVLRQGARLSDTGVMKNISDLLAYVLFQSPVYAAILLVVGASTDQIITAVASNAVVSCGMGVLYGYFLDMCRKWFRVPGYYQEA, from the coding sequence ATGAAGTCTCGTGGGCCTTTCTGTATTCGTAACGCTGCTGCTGATACGTTTGCAATGGTTGTGTTTTGTTTTATTTCCGGAATGTTCATTGAAATTTTTGTATCCGGTATGACCTTCGAGCAATCGCTAGCTTCACGAACGCTTTCAATCCCAGTTAACATCGCCATCGCGTGGCCATACGGTTTGTTCCGCGACTACGTATTACGCCAAGGCGCTCGTTTATCTGACACTGGCGTTATGAAAAACATCTCTGATCTTTTGGCTTACGTACTGTTCCAGTCTCCAGTGTACGCAGCAATTCTATTGGTTGTGGGTGCATCGACTGATCAGATCATTACTGCCGTGGCCTCTAATGCGGTTGTTTCATGTGGAATGGGTGTTTTGTATGGCTACTTCTTAGATATGTGCCGTAAGTGGTTCCGCGTTCCTGGCTACTATCAAGAAGCCTAA
- a CDS encoding ATP-binding protein: protein MDIRSSLKRKSIFALAIYLAMAVALIGTVSYLIVEPPTRAQLERNLDLRTELISVQIEEPINSSVGILQAVVSIGSNHETQEHQAVLLHKLFSLVEGVAVSGGLWPTPYSIDQQVPYKSLFFNRASDGKIDRVLSWDNPESGGYDKESWYTSVVKKPSGTVSWSPVYIDPFTHVQMITASSPYYIDGEFAGVATIDISLETLVAFVRLHAEEYDLGVILRDGYGDVITEHNFQLAKNIYISQNSFGDFNWSVDVVNAKRLVAEQVYDLVSKVEAVIVPIMLACVMLGYFLINRFLISPIVVIARSLDESKEGGAIEIDYNSQDEIKYLIDSLNEKTVYLEEEKVKAQASTKAKSAFLATLSHEIRTPMNGVLGTAQILLKTDLSEEQRKHLKTLYESGEHMMTLLNEILDFSKVEQGHLELESSPFPLESIIGSINSVYFTLCSEKGLQFKVYSEVPHERWYLCDKARLRQILFNLLNNAVKFTSRGYVEVYFKEEQRGEENYLLIRVRDTGIGIAREAQSKIFKPFEQAESSTTRRFGGTGLGLAIVKQLCELMGGTVTVKSELGIGSSFEAAIRAEISQPAFAEYRELRKLNYNGLRVLIVEDNRTNAIILNTFMTNKGFSCECVENGELGVEAIAQGGFDLVLMDNHMPVMDGVEATTAIRSLADERANMLIFGCTADVFRDTRERMLGAGVDYIISKPIDETELDDALVNYSDKLYQFQPHLLNSSTNSNELKIELEEPLMMFFMAIENEDLPHAKSKFAQIKQSLDGIQVPILDDNLFNIESRLIAGEFPQQEELDLLAVQVKDYCN from the coding sequence ATGGATATTCGTTCATCGCTAAAAAGGAAGAGCATTTTTGCTTTAGCTATTTATCTAGCTATGGCTGTCGCCCTTATCGGTACTGTCAGCTACTTGATCGTTGAACCGCCGACCAGAGCGCAGCTAGAAAGAAACCTCGATCTTCGAACTGAGCTTATCTCTGTTCAGATAGAAGAGCCGATAAATAGCTCCGTCGGGATCTTGCAAGCCGTGGTCAGTATCGGTAGTAACCACGAAACTCAAGAACACCAAGCGGTTTTGCTGCATAAGCTTTTTTCACTTGTTGAAGGGGTTGCGGTGAGTGGTGGTCTTTGGCCGACGCCTTACTCGATTGATCAGCAAGTCCCTTATAAAAGTCTGTTTTTTAACCGAGCAAGTGATGGCAAGATCGACAGGGTGCTCTCATGGGATAACCCCGAGTCAGGGGGATACGACAAAGAGTCTTGGTATACCTCTGTTGTGAAAAAACCAAGCGGAACTGTGTCTTGGTCTCCGGTATACATAGACCCCTTTACCCATGTGCAGATGATCACCGCCTCATCACCTTACTACATTGATGGTGAGTTTGCTGGCGTAGCAACCATTGATATCTCATTAGAAACCTTGGTTGCGTTTGTTCGCCTGCATGCGGAAGAGTACGACTTAGGCGTGATCCTGCGTGACGGTTACGGAGATGTCATCACAGAGCACAACTTCCAGCTCGCTAAAAATATCTATATCAGTCAAAACAGCTTTGGTGATTTTAACTGGAGTGTTGACGTTGTGAACGCCAAACGGTTGGTAGCCGAACAGGTGTATGATCTGGTCTCTAAAGTCGAAGCCGTCATTGTACCGATCATGCTTGCTTGTGTAATGCTAGGCTATTTTTTGATTAACCGCTTTCTGATTTCACCGATTGTTGTCATTGCACGTAGCCTCGATGAGTCCAAAGAGGGAGGGGCAATAGAGATTGATTACAATAGCCAAGATGAAATCAAATACCTTATCGACTCTTTAAATGAAAAAACGGTTTATCTCGAAGAAGAAAAGGTTAAAGCTCAGGCTTCGACGAAAGCAAAAAGTGCATTCCTTGCCACTTTATCTCACGAGATCCGTACACCAATGAATGGGGTACTGGGGACCGCGCAAATACTTTTAAAAACCGATTTAAGTGAAGAGCAGAGAAAGCATCTTAAAACACTGTATGAATCTGGCGAGCATATGATGACGCTGCTCAATGAGATTCTCGACTTCTCGAAAGTAGAGCAAGGGCATTTAGAGCTGGAATCATCACCTTTCCCGTTAGAGTCGATTATCGGCAGTATCAACAGTGTTTACTTTACACTCTGTTCCGAGAAAGGGTTGCAGTTCAAGGTCTACTCTGAAGTACCCCATGAGCGTTGGTACCTATGTGATAAAGCGCGATTAAGACAGATTCTGTTTAACCTTCTTAACAATGCCGTCAAGTTTACCTCTCGTGGCTATGTGGAAGTGTATTTCAAAGAAGAGCAACGAGGCGAGGAAAACTACCTGCTTATTCGCGTGCGAGATACCGGTATAGGGATTGCCCGTGAAGCCCAAAGCAAGATATTTAAGCCTTTTGAACAGGCTGAGTCTTCTACAACGCGCCGTTTTGGTGGAACCGGATTGGGCCTTGCGATTGTAAAGCAGCTATGTGAACTAATGGGAGGCACCGTAACGGTAAAAAGTGAGCTCGGAATTGGTTCGAGCTTTGAAGCCGCCATTCGCGCTGAAATTAGCCAACCTGCTTTTGCTGAATATCGCGAGCTAAGAAAGCTCAACTATAACGGTTTAAGAGTCTTGATCGTCGAAGATAACCGCACTAATGCGATTATTCTGAATACGTTTATGACCAATAAAGGCTTCTCTTGTGAGTGTGTTGAAAATGGAGAGCTTGGTGTTGAGGCTATTGCTCAAGGTGGGTTTGATCTTGTTTTGATGGATAACCACATGCCCGTGATGGATGGTGTCGAAGCCACAACAGCAATTCGTAGCTTGGCTGATGAGAGAGCCAATATGCTGATTTTTGGTTGTACCGCCGATGTGTTCAGAGATACCAGAGAACGAATGTTGGGGGCGGGTGTTGATTACATTATCTCGAAGCCGATAGATGAAACGGAGCTCGATGACGCATTGGTTAATTATTCCGACAAGCTGTATCAATTTCAGCCTCACCTTCTAAACAGCTCTACGAATTCAAATGAGCTCAAAATAGAGCTGGAAGAGCCATTGATGATGTTCTTTATGGCAATAGAAAACGAAGACTTACCTCATGCTAAAAGTAAGTTCGCCCAGATAAAGCAAAGCCTTGATGGTATTCAGGTTCCGATACTAGACGATAATTTATTTAACATTGAGTCTAGATTGATTGCAGGGGAATTCCCTCAGCAAGAAGAGTTGGATCTACTTGCTGTACAAGTAAAAGATTACTGTAACTAA